The genomic interval CTACAcagtacatacaccacacacataacacGCAATactctcacacaccacacacacacacacacaccacacataacacTCACCACACACTACAGACACTcaccacactctcacacaccacacaGTATATAcaccacaccatatacacacaccacaatacaccacacacataacacatgatactctcatacaccacacacaccataccacacacacacaccatacataccacaccacacacctaacacatatcacacacaacactctcacacaccacatactacacacaccacaccacacacactgcacacaccatacacaccacactctCACACCATATACCAATATaccatatataccatatacacacaatatacaccatacaccacacacacacaccacatacaccacacacataacacaacacacacaacactctcacataccacacacaccacacgcaccatacacaccacataccacactctcaccatataccacacacataatatacaccatacacaacatacaacactctcacacaccacatatcacacatacaaacaccacatacacacacataccacactacaCTGTACATAGTATATACCACATACCACAGACACTCAATCACACACTTACATCACACTCTCACAaaccacacaccaccacacacacacaccacacacaccacacataccaacacatgattaaaaaaataccctgaagaaagaaattaaaaggatACTAGCAtgcggggcggtggtggtgcacgcctttaatcccagcacttgggaggcagaggcaggcggatttctgagtttgaggccagcctggtctacagagtgagttccaggacagccaggactacacagagaaaccctgtctaaaaaaaaaaaaaaaaaaaaaaaaaaaaaaaaaaaaaaaaaaaggatactaGCAGACAGAGTCTCCTGCTCGTGGATTTGCAGAATCAGTGTTGTAAAGAATGGCTCTCCTGTCTAAAGCAATCTCCCAAGTCAACACAAGTTCCTCAAAATTCCAATGACGTTCTTCACAAAATAGGAAAACAATCCTAAAATTCATGTAGAAATACAAAAGCATTTCCAAACAGAAAGCAGTGCTGAAAGTACCATAGTTGATTATCTCAAACTATACTCCAGAgccatagttaaaaaaaaaacacacacacacagcacggTACCGACACAAAGATAAACATGTAACTCAATGATGTAGAAAACAGGAATAAAGGACCTGCACAGATATtgacatgtggtgcacatacatacacacatgcaggcaaacagccatacattaaaaatgaaaaaattataatattgatttttaaatattgtatctTTCCTCAGAATGGCTACCATCAAGGAAACAGATTAATTCTGAgaaggaagtgaggaaggaaCTTGTGTACACTGCTGGCAGGAATATGAACTAGTGTAGCCACTATGAAAATTGGAGTGGAGGTTGCTCAAAATCTGACAATAGAAATACATATGAttcagctgtaccactcctgctAAGTACACAATGGGCTCCTAATCTACGCACCACAGAGATAACAtgcatatttatgtttattgctaCACTATTTATAAGAGCTAAAAGATGGAACAAGTTTAGCTGTCCATCAACTGAAGCATAAAGGAAACATGGTACCTACATACAATCAGCCATGAAGAAATATTTCCGGCAAATGAAGGTGATTGTGTTGTGttaaataagccagactcagaatgACAAATTTTgggtgttttctctcatatgcagacACTAAATTTGTGTGGGGGAGACATGAAAGGCAAGCAAGAATTCTTACAGAGGAGtatgtggaggaggaggaagatacgCTATATGCATGGATATATACGATGAGTCGACACTGATAAAACAGAATTCAGATGTCATATTTCAATGCAAATTTCAGTGCAATAATAGATTCTGATCTGATTAGTTTGGCTTTGCAGGCAGAAACGTGGTGACAAAGCAAAACCAGAGACACAGCTTGGGTTGGTCACTTCAGAGTTATTTCCCTGTATAGCTAAAGCAAGGGGGACTTTCCTCTTGTGGTTATTTTTGTTGACTAGACTCTCCTGCTTTATTGAAAAGGTAACTGGCCCGTTTCATCATTCACTTGGGTTATGTGACTTATAACACACATAATTCTGTTTGGTGCTAACAGTGGATGTTTATAACTACTGTTAAGTGAATTTTGTGGGCGGGCACAGTCCTGGAGTAGCCTCCCGTTCTAGGCCCCACAGATTATAACCAAAGCATTTCTTCCGAGTAATGCTCCTGCAAGCATGCTGTTTGTTCAAATCAATGACAGTGTGAGGCTTCACTTGAACAACAAAGTAGGACAGGGTCACCTCACAGTATGAGATCTGGCACCTCTGGACAGGCTTAAGCTTATCCCTCAGCTTTCCCTCTGTTTATAGGACTATGGGTCATCTAGAGTTTCTGTGTTGTATCTGTCCTCATTATATTCTCTTCCCTCAAATCTACCCAAGCAGCACTTCAGTGGCCGTAGAGTCTAGATTTAAAGAGAAGGCAACCGTTATGTTGCAGTGGCATAATTACTATTGTGCCATTGCACTGTGTACTATGTAGTAACTAATGGTTACTATTGTAACCATTGTGCTCTTGCCGTAAATCAGACACCTAAACCAGTGTAGCAGAATAGAGAATTCATAAGAACTTTTGCATCTGCGGCCTGCCAGTTTTTAACAAGGGAGCCAAAAGCATATACTAGAAAGTGAAAATTCTCTTTAATAAATTGTCCTTAATTGTTTCAGGGAGATAATATGTCCACCTGGAGAACATCCTTCAAAAACTCTCTTCCAGTGTATGTAACAATGGACACAAAATCGATACTGAACATTCTAGTAGAAAATATATGGGAAGTGTTTCATGACCTTTGTCCAGACACATATTTCTTATCTTTGACCCCAAAATTACAGgcaaaaaaaaaggggaggggcaaAAAATTAGTAGGCTTGCGTCTTTACTCATTAGCTGTGTGATGTATTtctctttgtgcctcagtttctctatgcATAAAGGGACACTAACAATAAGTCCTGCCTGGTGTGGTAGCTGTCAGGGCGAAATGAGGTCATTAGAGCACTGCTTGTACTTGAATCACAGTAGCTGAAGGTAgctgtttctgttttggtttttgacaaggtctcttgtagcctgggctggcctcatTCGCCGGGTAGTCAAGGAAGACTTTGAACTctgatctcttgcctctacctccccagtgctgagacagGAATAACCTACAATGAACACCCTCTGTGTGCAAGGTGCCAGgggtagaacccagggcttcacacatggtAGTCAATTACTTTAGCAAATCAGGTCCTTCCCcagcctggctgctcttccttGTTACTATGGAGGATGGATGACCTTTCTTAACAGGAGGGCCCTTTGACCTTTACCCCAGTTCTTAGGCTATTTTGGTGCATGTACTTGACATAGAAACACATTTAACTTAGAGCGAATCTGGGGCCCCCACCATGCTTGCTCTGTGAGGGCTTATCTGCCTCGTGTGAACTGGCCGGCTGCTTCCAGGTACACAGATCTGAAGGTAAATCGGGGTCTAGTCTGTCTTGCAGCTGTGGAGCCTTTTGAAGATCTGGGGGAACAAACCTGACATGCTGTCGAGTGCTGGATGGGGGGGGGCTGAACCCCAACTGTTCAAATTAGAAGGAGATACCATTGCAGCTGCTTTAAGTACTATGTTTCAGATTGATTCACTGCACCACAGTAGAAACAGGTCGCTGAGGCTGGAGACTGTGCTAGGGTCGTTGGGAGGCCCCTTGAATCTGCCTTCAAGGCTCTTGGGCCTGAGTGTTTCCAGCCTGTAAGGAGAGGGAGGCACTAGAGAGAAAATTCTCTTAACAGATGTTTCCTTTAACTTACCACACTTCTAGGACATTCCTATCTATTatacatgagagagagaaagagagagagagagagagagagagagagagagagagagagagacccttatCGTAGGGCTTGCTGCTgtcttattttattctatttttttgttgttgttttagtttattttattgaagAAAAGATTCATgttggaaacagaaaccaagctCTCGACCATGCTGAGAAAGCACTCTGCCTTTGAGCTACAACTAGAcctttttgggggggtggggtggggtggggataattctttttattttattttgagacagaaagtGACTTAGTCTCACTAAGTCACTGGTCTGCACAGCCTAGGCAGGCCTGCAGCTCCCACTCTGCCCATCTCAGTGCAGCTGCATGCAGACTGAGACCTGCACAGTGCCAGGTGGTAAAACTGAAGCCGAGAAGCAGAGCTCGCTTGGCTCCTAAGGattctcacagacacacaaggaAAAGCTTCTTCTGCGTCTTTCAGTCAAGCACTCTTTCATCTTCCCAGGCTTGTGGGAAGATCTGCCTGCCATCCCAAGCTTGTTGTGTGTAAATACAACACACGGGTTGAAGGACAGATTTAAGGTGAGATTAAAGGATAAAGTTCCCATAACTCTGGCTCTCATCACGCACTATTTGCTTGAACTACAGTCCAAACGATAAGGCTGGAACATAAAAAGGTCCTGGTGGGTCCCAGGAGAGCAAGCACCTGGCTCCTGTGACCACATAAGCCACCTTTGGATCTGCATTTCCTCCAGCTGAAAAGCAGAGGTGAGACAAACAGCCCTGCATGCCCCAGAGACTTTGCTCGAACCCGGGCTGAGTATGTTTGATGTCATTGACTTTGTTGTAGATGCCGATCCTCTGGACAATCTCTCTTTTCCTACTGGGAGCAGCTTACGGTAAGCAACACCACAGTGCCCCATGGTTGTTAGCATGTGCTCCGGCAACGCTCTCTAAGGCTGGAGAAAGCTTTGGCCCAGACAAAACTTGCAGGAGCCCCAGACTTTCCCACGGTTCTGGGAAAGATGGTGGAACAGCCTGGGAGAATGGGCTGGGCAATTGATGGGGGATGGTTTCCTATGCCTGGAGAAGCTTGGGGCCTGAATTTTTAAGGGAAAATTCTAGAACATCTAGAAGAGACAGGTAGACTTTTACTGCATTACTTCTGGGGGCGGGGTTGCTCTGCAAATATGCTGGAAGAGTTTGAGAAGGGATTTTgaatgttttaggtttttttcttttattgaaaataggttttttttcccacgcaatatattctgattacagttttctctcctcccactcctcccaattcatccccacctcccctcttcaCCCTGATCTACATGCCCTCTGtctcttgttagaaaacaaacaggcttctaaaaaaaatgataataaaataaaaataaatcaaaagccaAACAAATCTGAATATGACAAAAGttccaaacaagaaaaagagccaaCTAACAAGTATAAGCTCACATGTAGagacatacatgttcacacacatgcagaagtcCCATAAAATCcccaaactggaagccataatatatatgcaaaggacctgtacagttaaaaacaaattcaTTGTGAAACAAAAGGCCCTTCAAAGATGCTGTTGGAGGGCCTTATGTTATTATGTTGACCATCTACTGCTGGCCATGAGGCCCACCCTAAGAGtggtttccccagtgagactttCTTGGAGGAAACTAGACTTTCATTTTGCAAGTGGCTGTCAATTTgaaatagcttctgggttagcACGCCTTGcacagccatcatcagagaagcttcccccTGCAGAGATGGGAACAACCAGCCAGACAAtctgcagagagtgagagaccttgaagcACTCAGGTCCATATCAAACTCCTCCCTCGGGACTGAGGGGCTCTGCTGAAGAGGAGTGGGGTGCTTGGAAGCTCAGCCACAGTAGCTTCTTCTTGAGCCTATCCATTCTCTCCCCAGGAAAAGAGGTTTGCTATGATAACCTTGGATGCTTTTCTGACGATGAACCCTGGGCAGGGACATCTATCAGGCCTCTAAAACTTCTCCCTTGGAGCCCTGAGAAGATCAACACTCGCTTCCTGCTCTACACCAATGAGAACCCAACTGCTTTCCAGGTAAGACTTCTCTTCATGAACTCTAGGGACACCTCCTTATCTTTGTACCTGTCTCCTATGCCATGCCCCACCTTCTGGGTGAGTGGTTCACAGCTGGGTTGTTCCTGCTTGCTCTTTAGCTCTGGTCTAGACATGAGCTTACTGTCCAACAATCCCACAGGAATGTTAGCTGTGTAAGCCCCCATCCCAAACCCAGTGGACGCAGAGCATCAGGAGTGGAGAGGTCAGGATGTCCTCCTGAGGAGCTGACTTAGTACTCAACTTTAAAATGCTGACACAGTGGGCCAGGCAAGGGTGGAGATGGGGCAAGATGGGTTAAAGGGGACAGGTTGGAAAATACATAAACCCTTTCTGTTTGTCACAGACTCTCCAGCTTTCTGACCCATCAACCATTGAGGCCTCCAATTTTCAAGTTACCAGGAAGACTCGGTTTATCATCCATGGCTTCATAGACAAAGGAGAGGAGAACTGGGTGGTTGACATGTGCAAGGTAGGGAACACCTCTCGTAGCTCTGCCCTTCTTACCTATCTGTCGCTCTTTACACAGACACAATACATAAGCTTGAAAGCAAAAGATCTTCAGGACAGTTCAAATGCTTCTCTTCATCAAACCCCAGTTCCTCTCCCATTTCTAATCCGCATTTGCAGCCCAAAGCAGGAATTTGCTATAGGAACTCACCCTTCCCCCACGGCCAGGCATCCTGTTTAGCTGTGGTTCCGGAAGTACTTACTGTTGTCTGGAGTGTTTGTATTTCTGTAAATGAGGGACTGTGGAGTTTCATTTGTCCAAATTGTCTTCACATTCCAAGAGTCAGAGGCATGTGTCTGTGATCACGTATTGAAGACACAAAGGACTAAGGTTGACAGGGTGACTTTGAAGAGGCCCAGCAGAGAGCAGGACATCAGGTAATAAGGGCAGCCACAGGAGGACACagacctacacacatgtgcacatggaaaCAGGCATAGAGGCACATGTAGCTGTACATGTGTAGTCTACACATCTGTAAAACTTAATATACTCCTTTCTTATTATATATACtcctttttaattatatatacagaTTCCATCTATTTGTCTCAGAAATTGTGCAGCCACCCGCCTTCCACGCATGCAGAAATAACAGCACCAAGTGATAATGTTGACAAGAAAAATTACAATTTGTCCCTCTGCGCCTGTCACCCTCAACCTGTCCTTAATAAACATCTCATTAATCCAGTTATGGCCCCAAATTTTGCAAGATCTGGAGATTCCTTAGGGTTGCTTTGAGAATGGAAGTCTCGAGGAACACGAGCCTCAGAAACTCGAGATATCATATGTGTTAGCACCATTGTCTAAACATTAGACAGGACTCTCAGATGTCGGTACCAGCAGGCATGTGCATAGCCTGGCTGGGCTCGAGGATGCTCTCCTTAATTCCTTGATCTCTCCCACATTACCGCTCATCTATTTTCTATAAGCCCGAAGTGTGTGTTCCCTCCATGAAGTGTTACACCATCTTGCCTGAATAATAATACCCTCCTCATAGCTCAAGAAATGCCCAGTGGCCTGGCGTGTCACCTAAAGGGCTTCTCACAAGCAGAATCATGAGGTCACATAAACACCAGACACCAGACACTACTCTGAAGCCATTTCTTGTCACAACTGGATTCCTTTAAGGCTGTAATCCATCCACCTTGTCAGTTTTTGGTTAAAGAAATCAGAGGGGCTGGCTTTTCCTCCATCTTTAGGGTATAGATTTTCTCTGCTGCTAGATTTCTTCTTAGGGACTTCAGGATCCCCTGGACAGAGTCCAGCCCATCTCAGCACCCCAGCTAGAAGACACAAGGCACCTTCTGATCCCTGGCGGCTGAAATGTGTTCCCCATGCCCTATGACAATACCGTGTCTCTTCAACCCTAGAACATGTTCCAAGTGGAAGAAGTGAACTGCATCTGTGTGGACTGGAAGAGAGGTTCTCAGACTACCTACACACAGGCTGCCAACAACGTGCGAGTAGTGGGTGCCCAGGTGGCTCAGATGattgacatccttgtggtgagtGGGTCCTACATGGTGGTGGAGCACAAAGGTGAATTTAGAAGTTATGAAAGAAGCGGATGCCACTTTAGTGGCACATGAGTAAAGGGAGAAGGTACCAGCTAACATTCAGTGCTGAAATTTTATTATCCTCTCCTATTTACAGTTaaaaaaactgaggcacagggaggTTGACTAGCTTGCCAAAACACAGAGCAGATGAGTTGAAGACTTGTCTGGGGGCTCAGATCATCCAGCCCCAGGAGCTGCCCATGACACAAGTGGCGTGGCATCCGTGTGAGGCAAAGCCTGGTATTGCAAGGAAAGCCACACGGAGCCGGGGGTGGGGTATGCAACTGACAAGCGTGGGTTTCCTGTGATCTGAGTCCCTGAGACTCTGGGTCCCTATGATCTGGATCACTGTGTTCTGGGTTCCTGTGACTCTGGGTCTCTGTGATCTGGGTCCCCGAGACTCTGGGTCCCTGTGATCTAGGTCTCTGTGATCTGGATCACTGTGTTCTGGGTTCCTGTGACTCTGGGTCTTTGTGATCTGGGTCCCACTCTTGCTGGGAAATCTTTCCTGCCATAATCACTTCAGTTCTTCCCTCCTACCCTGGTCTTTGATCGTAGCTAATACTGTAAGTCTCTTCTTCTCTATGTTAATTCAGGGATTCTTTATGGCCAGTTTCTGTATCAGGTCAAAGTTCCACTAGTCCCTGTCTTCGAGGTCATAGGTCTACAAAGAACCAACTACTCCTGCACCCCTAGAGAAATCAGAACCTGTTGGGTTTGTGCAGGAAGCATTGTGGACCCATTGATGAGAGACCTGTTGAAGGATATCACAGAACAGTACATGGGGATACCTTGGTTGTCTTGTGTTCCTAGAGCACAGGGACAATAGCTTgtgaggaggtagaggaggtTAATGGGGTCCTGGGCCTTCAGGAAGCTGCATGCAAGGAACCACGTGACCATGATGAATTAGAGGgttcttggggtgggggaggggtacacAGGCTTTGTGTGGGAATATGGGAATAGTTAGTCCACCTTGTATGTGGGCATGGGTGATATTTGGGAAGACTCCCCAGGAATGGGTTGCTGAAGACAGGGTCTTTATATAGCAGTTGGACAAGTAATAAGGAAGATGGGCTACCATGGTATAAGCCAGATCCAGGGGACACAGTGAAGGAAAGGGACACTATTCGAGACCACAATGATTTTTAGCTTGATAAGAGTCTAGGAAGGGCCATGTTGAGTCGGGAAAGCTCTGAGGTTCCTGTCAGGAGCTAGAGTTCAATTCTGAGGCCCCCAGAGAGCAGGGAAAATTCACAGCAGGAGAACCCAGAGTCTAAACATGTCCAGCGTATGTGACCTCTCTTCTCTAGAGAAACTACAGCTACTCGCCTTCCAAAGTCCACCTCATTGGCCACAGCCTAGGAGCCCATGTggcaggagaagcaggaagtCGGACTCCAGGTCTAAGCAGGATTACAGGTAAGGCCCCAGGTCCCATACCAACAACCCCAGAATGGTCACAAGTTCATAGCCCAGCTTAGAGCCGTCCCGAACCCCTTGGCTGTGGCAGGGATGGGTACAACCTGGACGGggattttaggaagcttctaagAAACTCATAGGCCATCACTGTTGGCAAGGAAGATGGTAGTTGTGTTTCTCTGTCATACTTCTGTTGGGACCACAGTCATTCCTCCCCAAGGGCAATCCTTCCTTGATGTGGGCCGTGTAGCAGCTTTCAATACCCAGGAAAGCTAGTGTGCAGAGGATGGTTAGTATGGACGTGAGCAAGTAGATCTGAGCAGGGACTACACTATTTACTCCTTGTCTTCTTTGTGAAGTCAGGGGAAGAGGGAAATCTGGAAGTTGCTTCCCACTTTTCTGCTGGTAAAGGTTTCTACCTGCCATATCCTAAGTACTTAAGAAACCCAGTCAGGGAAGCACTAACCTGCCTAAGAGCACATAGATTTTATGATTCCATGTCAGTCTTTGTGCCATATGTTGTATATTAAACTATTTAATTAACAActatataaaattaatgaaatcgTTACCTTCAATTTATGAAATCTTGAATGACTTTTGCAAAGCCAGACACAATTTGCTCCAAAAGTAGCTTAGTAGAAACTTAGAACCCACACAGGCCCAAGACACTGGGTGTTTTTCTTCactaaaataaaaggaagaaaatgagaatattCAATATGAAAGATACATGCAAGAATCTGGTGTGGAAAGGAATCCTTGCTCAAACATAGTCTGAATTTTTTGGTGTGCCTTCCTCTCCTGCCACAAAGAGCCCTATAAATGAATAGCATTGAGACTCCATGTCCTCATGTTCCAAACCCAGGCCATGGACCTGAACTACAAATGTGGTACCGTCCAACTGCATAATCCCCAGCCTGTGCAACCTGCTCTTCATGAACCTACAGTCTGACATGTCTGCCATCCCTTTTAGGACTGGATCCTGTAGAAGCAAATTTTGAGGGCACTCCTGAAGAGGTTCGGCTCGACCCCTCAGATGCTGACTTTGTTGATGTGATTCACACAGATGCAGCTCCCTTGATCCCATTCTTGGGTGAGCCCCGTGGTGCTCTGGCCTCTAATTATGGTGGTGATTTAACCCTAAGAGCCCTGTGCTTCCCAAACCCTGTCTCATTGCTGTACACATATTTTAGGCTTTGGAACAAACCAAATGGTGGGGCACCTTGACTTCTTCCCCAATGGAGGACAGAACATGCCCGGGTGCAAGAAGAACGCTCTGTCACAGATTGTGGACATAGATGGCATCTGGTCAGGTAAAGCCATGGGGGTCAGTCTCATAGGATGTTGTTTCTTTGGGATACTCAGTGCTTGCCATAactaatctgtgtgtgtgtgtgtgtgtgtgtgtgtgtgtgtgtgtgtgtgtgtgtgtgtaggcatgtgagtgtaggtatgtgtgtgtaggggtgcatATATGTGTAGGACTCGGTGTAggggtatgtgtgtttgcatggtggtacatgtgtgtgtgtatgggtgtgggggtatgtttgtgtgtaggggcatgtgtaggtgtatgtgtgtaggggtgcatgcatgtataggtgtgtgtgtatagggtgcatgtgtgtaggagtgcatgtgtgtgtagttgtgtatgtgtgtgcaggtgtgtgtgtaggggtgtgtgtgtctgctgcctgtgtagggatgtgtgtatgtgtgtgtgtgtgtgtagaggtgcaTGTGAGGTCAGTGGAAATTTTTCTGTGTTATTCCTTAGACACTATGGACCCTTTTTTAATGATATCAGGTCCCATTGTCCTAGAGAAGTATCTGCACCGTGCCAGCACTATCAGAATCACATGTATTTAGCTTCTTTTTAAACATGGGTTTGGgcatcaaattcaggtcctcatactttcaaggcaagcattttaccgaCCGAGACATTTTTCTCCTCAGCCCCCATAGCAAATCTTAGTAATGAAAATgcacttcctttttaaaaacataaaatttttctttctgcatATTATTTCTGGAAAAAATAACTATGTAGTTCTTACATCTCAGATCTACCAATTCTGTATTTCCTTCAAAAATTGTCCTCCATGTGCTGGAATACataagccacaaaaaaaaaaaaaaaatcaaaaagctcTGTACAATCTCAGCCATCAGCTGGAAGTCATCTCACAGAGAATGGGAAGTGGCAAGAGGGATCATGCAGGATGTCTCAGAATTTTCTTGCCAACACCCCCTGTGAATCAGTATTGCAGCTCAGGCCTAGGCAGCTAGCTTCTGTTCTGTCCCTAGAATACGGGTATCCCAGAGGTCTGCATGGAGAAGCCATCTCTACAGCATGAGTCATTGCTTACTTATGGTGAGAAGGGCAGTCACAGAAGGGAGACTAGAAGGAGGACCGTCCACTTGCCCTTGATGAGCACACTGGGGTTAAAGGGTGCTTCCTTCTGTTACAGCACCAATACTATCCATATCAAGAACACAACGGTCATTTCCAGCCATACTAATCAACTAGCACCATTCAAGCTAAAACCCTTGGTGGTGTGATAGAATCTTCCGAGTGTCCATTCTATTCCATCTAAATGGCATGGATGGCCTCTATGCAAACATTAAGGCTTCATGTTTAGACTTTGACTGCTCCATCAGCAATGGAGAGTGGTTAAGGCCATGTCGAGAGGGTTGCTGGGACATTTGTCAGGTGGCTTGGGTGAAGACAGGGAAGAATACTGAGGGAGAGGGGCTAAGGGGAATGCTCAGGTGAAGCCACTGGAAGCTACTTTTACCTTCCTGTGCATAAGAACATTGTGACGATGCCCTAATGTCGACCTTGTCACATCTGGAAGAATAAGGCCCATCTGGTTATGTCTCTGGGGA from Arvicanthis niloticus isolate mArvNil1 chromosome 1, mArvNil1.pat.X, whole genome shotgun sequence carries:
- the LOC117715905 gene encoding inactive pancreatic lipase-related protein 1, which encodes MPILWTISLFLLGAAYGKEVCYDNLGCFSDDEPWAGTSIRPLKLLPWSPEKINTRFLLYTNENPTAFQTLQLSDPSTIEASNFQVTRKTRFIIHGFIDKGEENWVVDMCKNMFQVEEVNCICVDWKRGSQTTYTQAANNVRVVGAQVAQMIDILVRNYSYSPSKVHLIGHSLGAHVAGEAGSRTPGLSRITGLDPVEANFEGTPEEVRLDPSDADFVDVIHTDAAPLIPFLGFGTNQMVGHLDFFPNGGQNMPGCKKNALSQIVDIDGIWSGTRDFVACNHLRSYKYYLESILNPDGFAAYPCASYRDFESNKCFPCPDQGCPQMGHYADKFAGKTSEEPQKFFLNTGDTKNFARWRYRVSLTLSGKMVTGQVKVALFGSKGNTHQYDIFRGIISPGATHSNEFDAKLDVGTIEKVKFLWNNHVVNPSFPKVGAAKITVQKGEERTEYNFCSKDTVRENTLLTLLPCETSDTM